A window of Salvia splendens isolate huo1 chromosome 8, SspV2, whole genome shotgun sequence genomic DNA:
ATTGCAATAGGAACTGGTGGAACCAAGCCTAATATCTCAACCATGGGGGCTGATCAATTTGATGACTATGAGCCTAAGGAGAGGTTCCAAAAGCTCTCCTTCTTCAATTGGTGGATGTTTAGCATCTTCTTAGGCACCCTCTTCTCCAACACATTCCTCGTCTACATCCAAGATAACGTGGGTTGGACCGTTGGCTATGCCCTCCCAACAGTGGGGCTTGCAGTATCGATCATGGTCTTTATTGTTGGGACGCGCTTCTATAGACATAAGCCCCCCTCCGGTAGCCCCTTGACCAGGATGGCCCAGGTGCTTGTGGCTACCGTGAGGAAGTGGAGGGTGGTTGTACCCGACGAACCTAAAGAACTCCATGAGCTCCCCAGGGAGCACTACTCGGGTTCTGGCAAGTTCAGATTGGACCATACATCTACACTAAGGTCAGATAAtcaatactccctctgtccgtgaatatatttttagtaagtGGACCACATACTCCAGTAACTTGTAATACTCATATTTTACaactccatccgtccctgaaaatttgtcacatatattcattccatctgtcccataaaatttgttacatttcacttctttaccatttttttatagtgaacctcatattccactaatgcATACTCACTCAcaatttattagtataaaattaatactccattcgtccctaaaaaatagactagttttaccatcctggaccccacaatccactaacactccttgcactatcttttttccttctctctttctcttactttttctcatttctttattactttaccaattatacattaaaacccaTGTTATTTACAAAGTTTACTATTTAAAACCCGAGTATTTAGAAGTAGGGCCCACATTTCATGTTTTTAatccactttccattacatttcttaaaaaaacCCATGTCCGGTCAAAacgtgacaaaatttaagggacgctagggagtaattttttcactcattttctTTCTAaggtcaaacaatttcttaaaatatgtggCGAGTCAAAACCAGTCTTTTAATCCGAGCTGGTACGCAGGTTTCTGGACAAAGCTGCAGTACAGAGCGGTCCCAAGTCGAAGTGGATGTTGTGCCCGGTAACTCAAGTGGAAGAAACAAAGCAAATGATGAAGATGATCCCAATCCTAGTAGCAACATTCATCCCCAGCACACTCCTCCCCCAAACCCAAACCCTCTTCATCAAGCAGGGCGCCACACTTGAGAGGGGCATCGGCCCCGGCTCCTTCAAGATCCCCCCGGCCTCCCTCAACGCCTTCGTCACCCTCTTCATGCTGGTCACCATCGTCCTCTACGACCGCCTCCTCGTCCCCTTGATCCGAAAATACACCAACAACCCCAGGGGCCTAACCCTCCTCCAGCGCATGGGGATCGGCCTCGTCCTCCACATAATCATCATGGCCACGGCCTCCTTAGCCGAGAGGCACCGCCTCAGCGTTGCTCACAGGAATGGAATCACCGGGAA
This region includes:
- the LOC121743498 gene encoding protein NRT1/ PTR FAMILY 5.2-like, producing the protein MSRVEEEAQGDYTQDGTFDLKGRPVLRSKTGKWKACYFIVGYEAIERMAYYGIASNLVIYLTNKLHEGTVESSNNVTNWIGTVWMTPLIGAYIADTYLGRYWTFMIASSIYLMGMILLTLAVSLSALHPPSCGDGVKEQDCDNKASALQIGIFYLALYIIAIGTGGTKPNISTMGADQFDDYEPKERFQKLSFFNWWMFSIFLGTLFSNTFLVYIQDNVGWTVGYALPTVGLAVSIMVFIVGTRFYRHKPPSGSPLTRMAQVLVATVRKWRVVVPDEPKELHELPREHYSGSGKFRLDHTSTLRFLDKAAVQSGPKSKWMLCPVTQVEETKQMMKMIPILVATFIPSTLLPQTQTLFIKQGATLERGIGPGSFKIPPASLNAFVTLFMLVTIVLYDRLLVPLIRKYTNNPRGLTLLQRMGIGLVLHIIIMATASLAERHRLSVAHRNGITGKDEIVPLSIFILLPQFALMGVADNFVEVAKIEFFYDQAPHGMKSLGAAYFTTSLGIGYFLSSFLLSTVADVTKRNGKGWIMNNLNVSHLDYYYAFYAVISVVNFVFFLVVARLFVYNTDMADREPGEGHGAD